TCAACCGAGAGTGGCGAGACTACTGCGCCGGTTGAGTCGGTTGAAGCCGATGCGACTACTGCCGTGCCCGTCGAGTCGGCACCGGAACTCACGGACGAGGAAGCGCTGCAGATCGCGGTGGAGACCTATGAGGAGTATCTGGCGATAAGCGGCGAGTTGATTGACTCCCAGGGCGACAGCTTTGCTGACCTCGAAGCCATCACGACACCGAACATGAGCGAAGGAAACCAAGCTGCCCTCGAACAATCGACATCCGGTGAATTCACGACAGAAGGCGTAATTCCAGTCATCAAGAGTGAACTCGTTCAGAAGACTTCAAGCGAGATTGACATTCTGCTTTGCCTGGATTTATCGCAGTCAAAAACTCTTGATGCGAATGGCCAACAGGTTGGGCCAGACCGCACAGGCCTGACGAATGCAGTCGATGTTCGAGTCGTAAACACGGATGGGGCATTCAAAGTGGACAGGAGTGACCAATGGACGCAATCCGAATTCTGTTCGGCGTGATTCTCGCGAGTGCTTTTGTAGCCATTGGGCCAGTTCAGGCGTTGGCCGATGGGGATGTCTGTAACGGTGGCAGTTCATGGTTCGACGGCTGCACCAGCAACAACGGCTCATCCGTCTCCGTCGAGTACAACCAGACTTACGAAGCCCCACCCTCGAGTGGCGGCTACGACACCAGCTATGACTCCGGCTACAGCGACAGCTCAAACTCGAGCTCCAACTCAGGCGGCGGAGGCACCGGCACCTGCACGATCATCGCCGGGCAGAATGCCGATCGTTGCCAGGCATTCATCCAGCGTCCGGGAGCGCCGAGCGCAGGCGGAGCGGGCGGGCCGTCGGGGCCGGTGCTTCCCGCATCCTTCTCGGTTAGCGACATCCTCGAGATCGCACCGAGCACCCCGAACCTCTCCATGGAACCGAACGGCTGGGGCGTCCTCGGCCAGCCCGTGAACTTCTGGGTTGACGCCGAGACCCACCGCCAAGACGGCACGCTGCTCGACCTCCCAGTGCAGGTGCAGTTCACACCGCAGTCGGTGCGCTGGGACTTCGGCGACGGCAACGGCTGGTCGACCGAATCACTCGGCTCGAGCTGGGCGGAGCAGGGCCTGCCCGAACTCTCCGACACCGCCACGAGCCACCGCTACACCGAGCGCGGCACCGTGACGGTCACCGCCACAGTCTCGTACTCGGCGGTAGTGTTCATCGCGGGCACGAGCATCCCGGTCACCGGCGCCGTCACGTCAACTTCTGCCGGAATCTCCTTCGAGCTCTTCGAGCAGTCCACAGTTCTGACACTCGATCCCTAAAAACGACTGATCAGGGGAGCGGGACAAGACGAGTTTCAGGTCGCTAGACTGACGAGATGCAGCGCCGCTGCAATCCCATTCATTGAAGGATTTTGCGCCAGATGACGACCGAGAGCCTCTCGAGCAACAGCCGTGCACCGGAGTTCCGCCATGCGAGCGAGATTCCTTTGTCGTTGCCGGAGCAGATGCTCACCCCGCTGCGCTGGAAGGTCGGGCACTGGGCGCTCTTCGGCGCCATGCTGACGCTCATCGCGGACATCATCGCGCTGCTCTACATCTTTAACTTCTTCGGCATCGAGCGGCAGTTTGAGATCGAAATGTGGATTCTGATCGCCGGCATCCTCG
This DNA window, taken from Gulosibacter molinativorax, encodes the following:
- a CDS encoding PKD domain-containing protein; translated protein: MDAIRILFGVILASAFVAIGPVQALADGDVCNGGSSWFDGCTSNNGSSVSVEYNQTYEAPPSSGGYDTSYDSGYSDSSNSSSNSGGGGTGTCTIIAGQNADRCQAFIQRPGAPSAGGAGGPSGPVLPASFSVSDILEIAPSTPNLSMEPNGWGVLGQPVNFWVDAETHRQDGTLLDLPVQVQFTPQSVRWDFGDGNGWSTESLGSSWAEQGLPELSDTATSHRYTERGTVTVTATVSYSAVVFIAGTSIPVTGAVTSTSAGISFELFEQSTVLTLDP